From the Lepidochelys kempii isolate rLepKem1 chromosome 2, rLepKem1.hap2, whole genome shotgun sequence genome, one window contains:
- the LOC140906169 gene encoding uncharacterized protein → MVVFQNSWRMSLRQDWSSFFNLFNTRTNRKRHGLHGKCSSKYEQEAARQLSNTSFYKPLPSNPTESYQKQLQHLLKKLPEKAQDQIRTDTPLEPRPGIFYLLPKIHKPGNPGRPIISGIGTLTAGLSGYVDSLLRPYATSTPSYLRDTTDFLRKLQSIGDLPDNTILATMDVEALYTNIPHKDGLQAVKNTIPDNVTANLVAELCDFVLTHNYFTFGDNVYLQISGTAMGTRMAPQYANIFMADLEQRFLSSRPLKPLLYLRYIDDIFIIWTHGKEALEEFHHDFNNFHPTTNLSLVQSTQEIHFLDTTELIQQTPMACVIQEVRQDDHVGPFCPYNA, encoded by the exons ATGGTCGTGTTTCAGAATAGTTGGAGGATGAGTTTACGGCAGGACTG GTCATCTTTCTTTAATCTCTTTAATACAAG AACAAACAGGAAAAGGCATG GACTACATGGCAAATGTTCATcgaaatatgaacaagaggctgctcggcagctctccaacacgagtttctacaagccattaccctctaatcccactgagagttaccaaaagcaactacagcatttgctcaagaaacttcctgaaaaagcacaagatcaaatccgcacagacacacccctggaaccccgacctgggatattctatctactacccaagatccataaacctggaaatcctgggcgccccatcatctcaggcattggcaccctgacagcaggattgtctggctatgtagactccctcctcaggccctacgctactagcactcccagctaccttcgagacaccactgacttcctgaggaaacttcaatccatcggtgatcttcctgataacaccatcctggcaactatggatgtagaagccctctacaccaacattccacacaaagatggactacaagccgtcaagaacactatccccgataatgtcacggctaacctggtagctgaactttgtgactttgtccttacccataactacttcacatttggggacaatgtataccttcagatcagcggcactgctatgggtacccgcatggccccacagtatgccaacatttttatggctgatttagaacaacgcttcctcagctctcgtcccctaaagcccctactctacttgcgctatattgatgacatcttcattatctggacccatggaaaagaagcccttgaggaattccaccatgatttcaacaatttccatcccaccaccaacctcagcctggtccagtccacacaagagatccacttcctggacactaca